In the genome of bacterium, one region contains:
- a CDS encoding AAA family ATPase: MHRKLEKVYYEIRAPRTRFDDIGGLAEAKAALRQMVCLPLMRPAELQRMGLVPPAGVLLWGPLGAGLAMLPEACATEAGVSYVYVSGREILGKPEALVETLREAEREAPAVLYISDLDWLAPQAGATYAWGPEGNERGKPPAFADRVMTDTFLRELDRLQAAAAGRLAILGGTYRIDVVDQALIKDKSRFNRKVFLPPPDREARRAVLAIYAGRTRVAGPLDLDAVAATTEGYVGWDLENVVKKAALRSIEAGREGIIQEDLLAAVPLVKPWLTPDMTAGYERIFRADCPHHYNF; encoded by the coding sequence ATGCACAGGAAGCTCGAGAAGGTCTACTACGAGATCCGGGCGCCCCGCACGCGCTTCGATGACATCGGCGGCCTCGCCGAGGCCAAGGCGGCGCTCCGCCAGATGGTCTGCCTGCCGCTGATGCGCCCCGCGGAGCTTCAGCGCATGGGCCTCGTCCCGCCCGCGGGCGTGCTGCTCTGGGGCCCGCTCGGGGCCGGCCTGGCGATGCTCCCCGAGGCCTGCGCCACGGAGGCCGGCGTTTCGTACGTCTACGTCTCGGGCCGCGAGATCCTGGGCAAGCCGGAGGCGCTGGTCGAGACGCTGCGCGAGGCCGAGCGCGAGGCGCCGGCGGTGCTCTACATTTCGGACCTGGACTGGCTCGCCCCGCAGGCGGGCGCGACGTACGCCTGGGGGCCGGAGGGGAACGAGCGCGGGAAGCCGCCGGCGTTCGCCGACCGCGTCATGACCGACACGTTCCTGCGCGAGCTCGACCGCCTGCAGGCTGCCGCCGCCGGCCGGCTGGCGATCCTCGGGGGCACCTACCGGATCGACGTCGTCGACCAGGCGCTGATCAAGGACAAGAGCCGGTTCAACCGCAAGGTCTTCCTGCCGCCGCCGGACCGGGAGGCGCGCCGCGCGGTGCTCGCCATCTACGCCGGGCGCACGCGGGTCGCCGGGCCGCTCGACCTCGACGCGGTCGCGGCGACAACCGAGGGGTACGTCGGCTGGGACCTGGAGAACGTCGTCAAGAAGGCGGCGCTGCGCTCGATCGAGGCGGGCCGCGAGGGGATCATCCAGGAGGACCTGCTCGCCGCGGTCCCGCTCGTCAAGCCCTGGCTGACGCCGGACATGACCGCCGGCTACGAGAGGATCTTCCGGGCGGACTGCCCCCACCACTACAACTTCTGA
- the rsmI gene encoding 16S rRNA (cytidine(1402)-2'-O)-methyltransferase, with protein sequence MTGETPSRPGRLLVVATPIGNLEDITLRALRALREADLIAAEDTRHTRKLLAHFDIHTPLTSFYQHRQFRQAPGLVSRMLGGAAVALVTDAGTPGISDPGAVLVRMALEAGIDVTPVPGPAAAIALLSVSGLDTHAFVFEGFLPVKSGRRRRALEALAAEARTLVFYESPHRLVRTLEMMLEVFGDRPAAVGRELTKVFEEITRGTLAAALERYRGRPVKGEIAIAVAGSSSGARRRVEAPATDDEDGEAEDPGGDDDPDPNDDGGDDDEDPDDDARP encoded by the coding sequence ATGACCGGCGAGACGCCGTCGCGCCCCGGCCGGCTCCTTGTCGTCGCCACCCCGATCGGGAACCTCGAGGACATCACGCTGCGCGCCCTGCGCGCCCTGCGCGAGGCGGACCTCATCGCCGCCGAGGACACGCGCCACACCCGCAAGCTGCTGGCCCACTTCGACATCCACACGCCGCTGACGAGCTTCTACCAGCACCGCCAGTTCCGGCAGGCCCCCGGCCTCGTGAGCCGCATGCTCGGGGGTGCCGCGGTCGCCCTCGTCACGGACGCCGGCACGCCCGGGATCTCCGACCCCGGCGCCGTGCTGGTGCGCATGGCGCTGGAGGCGGGCATCGACGTCACGCCGGTGCCGGGCCCGGCCGCCGCCATCGCCCTGCTCTCGGTCTCGGGCCTCGACACCCACGCCTTCGTCTTCGAAGGCTTCCTGCCGGTGAAGTCCGGCCGCCGCCGCCGCGCGCTCGAGGCCCTCGCCGCAGAGGCGCGGACGCTCGTCTTCTACGAGTCGCCGCACCGCCTCGTCCGGACGCTGGAGATGATGCTCGAGGTCTTCGGCGACCGGCCCGCCGCGGTCGGGCGGGAACTGACGAAGGTCTTCGAGGAGATCACGCGCGGGACGCTCGCCGCGGCGCTCGAGCGCTACCGCGGACGGCCGGTCAAGGGCGAGATCGCGATCGCGGTCGCCGGCAGCTCCTCGGGGGCGCGCCGTCGCGTCGAGGCGCCTGCGACCGACGACGAAGACGGCGAGGCGGAGGATCCCGGCGGCGACGACGACCCCGATCCCAACGATGACGGCGGCGACGACGACGAGGACCCGGACGACGACGCGCGGCCCTGA
- a CDS encoding ATP-binding protein — protein MTDTPAVPGPHRRRLSLEASIVALGVLGTALLGVSLAWNVSQIRDRTLDEALIQARVAYSKDIVYRRWNSQHGGVYVDAAVTAPNPYLADTPERDVRTPSGHLLTLVNPAYMTRQVYELEAGASGLRGHITSLAPMRAQNAPDPWERAALEAFARGVAEVHDVQPLDGLEYMRLMRPLITEEGCLGCHHERGYVLGKPWGGISVSVPMGELRAIEWKGLRTVVLAHLALWLLGVTGVTLGGRSLLASERGLRRAEAEARTAAERLQESNQLKDLFIDIVRHDLLNPASVIRYYTSYLQDREEDPAKKEAYLKIESVNNRLMDLIRNASKYSHLEEMDHLDCQELDLGALLLEALAVHEHRLKDAGIAVNFLPRGEYATVANPMLEDVFANLIANAIKYAGAGKRLEVDILDQGTCWVVQVRDFGKGIPDKDKRTIFTRFTRLKKEGVEGSGLGLAIAKRLVDLHKGTIWVEDNPAGGSVFCVRLPKEGPLSPGCGADQKL, from the coding sequence ATGACGGACACTCCGGCCGTGCCAGGCCCTCACCGCCGACGCCTGAGCCTCGAGGCGTCGATCGTCGCCCTCGGGGTGCTGGGCACCGCGCTGCTCGGCGTCTCGCTCGCGTGGAACGTCAGCCAGATCCGCGACCGCACGCTCGACGAGGCGCTGATCCAGGCGCGCGTGGCCTACAGCAAGGACATCGTCTACCGCCGCTGGAACAGCCAGCACGGGGGCGTGTACGTCGACGCTGCCGTCACCGCACCCAACCCCTACCTCGCGGACACCCCGGAGCGCGACGTGCGCACGCCGTCGGGACACCTGCTGACGCTGGTGAACCCGGCCTACATGACGCGCCAGGTCTACGAGCTGGAGGCCGGCGCCTCGGGGCTGCGCGGCCACATCACGAGCCTCGCGCCGATGCGCGCGCAGAACGCCCCCGACCCATGGGAGCGCGCGGCGCTCGAGGCGTTCGCGCGCGGCGTCGCCGAGGTGCACGACGTCCAGCCGCTCGACGGCCTGGAGTACATGCGCCTGATGCGCCCGCTCATCACCGAGGAGGGGTGCCTCGGCTGCCACCACGAGCGCGGCTACGTCCTGGGCAAGCCCTGGGGGGGGATCAGCGTCTCGGTGCCGATGGGCGAGCTGCGGGCGATCGAGTGGAAGGGCCTGCGCACGGTCGTCCTCGCCCACCTCGCGCTCTGGCTCCTCGGCGTGACCGGGGTCACCCTGGGCGGGCGCAGCCTGCTCGCCAGCGAGCGCGGGCTGCGGCGCGCGGAGGCCGAGGCCCGCACGGCGGCGGAGCGCCTCCAGGAGTCCAACCAGCTCAAGGACCTGTTCATCGACATCGTGCGCCACGACCTGCTCAACCCGGCGAGCGTCATCCGCTACTACACCAGCTACCTGCAGGACCGCGAGGAGGACCCCGCGAAGAAGGAGGCCTACCTCAAGATCGAGAGCGTCAACAACCGCCTCATGGACCTGATCCGCAACGCCTCGAAGTACTCCCACCTCGAGGAGATGGACCACCTCGACTGCCAGGAGCTGGACCTGGGCGCGCTGCTGCTCGAGGCGCTCGCGGTGCACGAGCACCGGCTCAAGGACGCCGGCATCGCGGTGAACTTCCTGCCGCGCGGGGAGTACGCGACCGTCGCCAACCCGATGCTCGAGGACGTCTTCGCCAACCTGATCGCCAACGCCATCAAGTACGCGGGCGCCGGGAAGCGCCTGGAGGTCGACATCCTCGACCAGGGCACCTGCTGGGTCGTGCAGGTGCGCGACTTCGGCAAGGGGATACCGGACAAGGACAAGCGGACGATCTTCACCCGCTTCACCCGCCTCAAGAAGGAGGGCGTCGAGGGCTCGGGGCTCGGGCTGGCCATCGCCAAGCGCCTCGTGGACCTGCACAAGGGGACCATCTGGGTCGAGGACAACCCCGCCGGCGGGTCGGTGTTCTGCGTGCGCCTGCCCAAGGAAGGTCCCTTGAGCCCCGGCTGCGGGGCCGATCAGAAGTTGTAG
- a CDS encoding membrane lipoprotein lipid attachment site-containing protein, producing the protein MKKILLALFAMLVLAGCGGGGHDDLTVADMAGTYAFSEASVTQGGTTVTLLPPTISGSLTLGADSRYALDAFIGSQRFLDSGAFSVSDPNIVLVSTDGTGIAGTIGDDGRTVILSDTSGGSLVTLEFTRI; encoded by the coding sequence ATGAAGAAGATCCTGCTGGCGCTGTTCGCGATGCTCGTCCTGGCGGGGTGCGGGGGCGGCGGCCATGATGACCTGACCGTCGCCGACATGGCGGGGACGTACGCATTCTCGGAGGCCTCGGTGACGCAGGGCGGGACCACGGTCACCCTGCTGCCCCCCACCATCTCCGGTTCGCTCACCCTCGGCGCGGATTCGCGCTACGCGCTGGACGCCTTCATCGGCAGCCAGCGCTTCCTCGACTCCGGAGCCTTCTCGGTCTCGGACCCGAACATCGTCCTGGTTTCCACGGACGGGACCGGAATCGCCGGGACCATCGGGGACGACGGCCGGACGGTCATTCTCAGCGATACGAGCGGCGGTTCGCTCGTCACGCTGGAATTCACCAGGATCTGA
- the dtd gene encoding D-aminoacyl-tRNA deacylase → MKAVVQRVRSASVAVGGTEVARIGRGLLVLVGVACGDLASDAAWLARKIAGLRVFADDAGKMNRSVAEVGGAVLAVSQFTLLGDCRAGRRPSFVAAAPPEEGRRLYESFLAEVRAAAGGVPVRAGVFGADMLVALENDGPVTFILDSDPRVRADQKYREIPSFRG, encoded by the coding sequence GTGAAGGCCGTCGTCCAGCGCGTGCGCAGCGCGTCCGTGGCGGTCGGGGGGACCGAGGTCGCGCGCATTGGCCGCGGGCTGCTCGTGCTGGTGGGCGTCGCCTGCGGCGATCTGGCGTCCGACGCCGCCTGGCTGGCGCGCAAGATCGCGGGGCTGAGGGTCTTCGCGGACGACGCGGGGAAGATGAACCGCTCGGTCGCCGAGGTCGGCGGCGCCGTCCTCGCCGTCTCGCAGTTCACGCTCCTCGGCGACTGCCGCGCCGGGCGCCGCCCGAGCTTCGTCGCCGCCGCGCCGCCGGAGGAGGGGAGGCGGCTCTACGAGTCCTTCCTGGCGGAGGTGCGCGCCGCGGCCGGGGGTGTGCCGGTGCGCGCCGGGGTGTTCGGCGCGGACATGCTCGTCGCCCTCGAGAACGACGGGCCGGTCACGTTCATCCTTGACTCTGATCCGCGCGTTCGCGCGGATCAGAAATACCGCGAAATCCCTTCGTTTCGAGGCTGA
- the rpsT gene encoding 30S ribosomal protein S20, with amino-acid sequence MAHTKSALKRIRQDKKRNLRNQSVKSTVRTATRAYRETLEEGDAAKTQTSLRAAVKTLSKAASKGVLRKQTAARRISRLAKAANKALAAAK; translated from the coding sequence ATGGCACACACCAAGTCGGCGCTCAAGCGGATCCGGCAGGACAAAAAGCGCAACCTGCGCAACCAGTCGGTGAAGAGCACCGTGCGCACCGCGACGCGCGCCTACCGCGAGACCCTCGAGGAGGGTGACGCCGCGAAGACGCAGACCTCGCTCCGCGCCGCGGTCAAGACCCTGAGCAAGGCCGCGTCCAAGGGCGTCCTGCGCAAGCAGACCGCCGCGCGGCGCATCTCCCGTCTGGCCAAGGCCGCGAACAAGGCCCTGGCCGCCGCGAAGTAG
- a CDS encoding MBL fold metallo-hydrolase → MLLRSFVVGPLETNAYLVGDRATREAIVIDPGGDPAEILAFLAKERLRCRQIVNTHGHFDHISGNRALQAATGASLLIHDADAPMLGQAAAQARFFNLQAENSPRPDAYLTDREELRVGGTLLRVVHTPGHSPGGVTLIGPGMAFCGDLVFFGSVGRTDLPGGSERMLLDSIRRHILTLPDETVLYPGHGPETTVGLEKRQNPFFRKA, encoded by the coding sequence ATGCTGCTCCGCTCGTTCGTCGTCGGTCCGCTCGAGACCAACGCCTACCTCGTCGGCGACCGCGCCACGCGCGAGGCGATCGTCATCGACCCGGGCGGCGATCCGGCCGAGATCCTCGCCTTCCTGGCGAAGGAGCGGCTGCGCTGCCGGCAGATCGTGAACACCCACGGGCACTTCGACCACATCAGCGGCAACCGCGCGCTCCAGGCCGCCACCGGCGCCTCGCTGCTGATCCACGACGCCGACGCGCCGATGCTCGGCCAGGCGGCGGCGCAGGCCCGCTTCTTCAATCTGCAGGCCGAGAACTCGCCGCGCCCCGACGCGTACCTCACGGACCGGGAGGAGTTGCGCGTCGGCGGCACGCTGCTGCGCGTCGTGCACACGCCGGGCCACTCGCCCGGGGGCGTGACGCTCATCGGTCCGGGAATGGCCTTCTGCGGCGATCTGGTGTTCTTCGGCTCGGTGGGCCGGACCGACCTGCCCGGGGGGTCGGAGCGGATGCTGCTGGACTCGATCCGCAGGCACATCCTGACGCTGCCCGACGAGACGGTGCTCTACCCGGGGCACGGCCCGGAAACGACGGTCGGCCTCGAAAAGAGGCAGAACCCTTTCTTCAGGAAGGCCTAG